From a single Dysidea avara chromosome 14, odDysAvar1.4, whole genome shotgun sequence genomic region:
- the LOC136244448 gene encoding uncharacterized protein isoform X2, whose product MTAESLLVAAVDRVLKDDAFQLPSPCATATISVARTVSAWIKENNSAVNKFEKDLVSSLTTCLEQPKVKSANINREKMWRAYHQLRTSDGYIKKWEKFLQAAGIAGKCSIFFQTIGDHLFKELIKVHHPLNEQVGSSSTSRLQLTYMETNAVRYAAGYIPRSLKKKLIKSTNPLKDDLQLCLMQLIDDDGSEPHVDDSKDWLEKIDRGGLIKVKNDTFEVFIEMEHCLRSHIAKTSIPSFGDNVKEEIISSPDVLFVWSLLSSEWEEKTSNELLNMIVSEWVKIRGFHYASGWIEKYKESQKQMMQKSKGLRKQLQSN is encoded by the exons ATGACAG CTGAAAGTTTGCTGGTGGCTGCAGTGGATAGAGTATTGAAGGATGACGCTTTCCAGTTGCCATCACCTTGTGCTACAGCCACCATCAGTGTAGCCAGAACAGTGTCTGCCTGGATCaaggaaaacaacagtgcaGTAAACAAGTTTGAAAAGGACTTAGTTTCGTCATTAACCACTTGTCTTGAACAGCCTAAAGTGAAATCGGCAAATATAAATAGAGAAAAGATGTGGCGTGCATATCATCAGCTGCGAACATCAGATGGATATATAAAGAAATGGGAGAAATTTTTGCAAGCAGCTGGAATTGCAGGAAAATGCAGTATATTTTTCCAAACGATAGGTGATCACCTGTTCAAGGAACTCATCAAAGTACATCATCCCCTGAATGAGCAGGTAGGTAGCAGCAGCACTTCAAGACTCCAACTTACATACATGGAGACAAATGCTGTACGTTATGCTGCTGGGTACATCCCGAGGTCGTTAAAGAAGAAGCTGATCAAATCAACTAACCCATTAAAGGACGACTTGCAATTGTGTTTGATGCAGCTGATTGATGATGATGGCAGTGAACCTCATGTTGATGATTCAAAAGATTGGCTAGAGAAGATTGACCGGGGTGGATTGATCAAAGTCAAGAATGATACTTTTGAAGTTTTTATTGAAATGGAACATTGTTTGCGGTCACATATAGCAAAAACTAGTATTCCAAGCTTTGGCGACAATGTTAAAGAAGAAATTATCTCTTCTCCAGATGTGCTGTTTGTTTGGAGCCTACTAAGTAGTGAGTGGGAAGAAAAGACAAGCAATGAGTTACTGAACATGATTGTTTCAGAATGGGTGAAAATTCGGGGTTTTCACTATGCCAGTGGGTGGATAGAGAAATACAAAGAATCCCAGAAACAGATGATGCAAAAATCTAAAGGACTGAGAAAACAACTACAGTCTAACTGA
- the LOC136244448 gene encoding uncharacterized protein isoform X1: MDKETQEQSEKDEYDSSSDSSAESLLVAAVDRVLKDDAFQLPSPCATATISVARTVSAWIKENNSAVNKFEKDLVSSLTTCLEQPKVKSANINREKMWRAYHQLRTSDGYIKKWEKFLQAAGIAGKCSIFFQTIGDHLFKELIKVHHPLNEQVGSSSTSRLQLTYMETNAVRYAAGYIPRSLKKKLIKSTNPLKDDLQLCLMQLIDDDGSEPHVDDSKDWLEKIDRGGLIKVKNDTFEVFIEMEHCLRSHIAKTSIPSFGDNVKEEIISSPDVLFVWSLLSSEWEEKTSNELLNMIVSEWVKIRGFHYASGWIEKYKESQKQMMQKSKGLRKQLQSN; this comes from the coding sequence CTGAAAGTTTGCTGGTGGCTGCAGTGGATAGAGTATTGAAGGATGACGCTTTCCAGTTGCCATCACCTTGTGCTACAGCCACCATCAGTGTAGCCAGAACAGTGTCTGCCTGGATCaaggaaaacaacagtgcaGTAAACAAGTTTGAAAAGGACTTAGTTTCGTCATTAACCACTTGTCTTGAACAGCCTAAAGTGAAATCGGCAAATATAAATAGAGAAAAGATGTGGCGTGCATATCATCAGCTGCGAACATCAGATGGATATATAAAGAAATGGGAGAAATTTTTGCAAGCAGCTGGAATTGCAGGAAAATGCAGTATATTTTTCCAAACGATAGGTGATCACCTGTTCAAGGAACTCATCAAAGTACATCATCCCCTGAATGAGCAGGTAGGTAGCAGCAGCACTTCAAGACTCCAACTTACATACATGGAGACAAATGCTGTACGTTATGCTGCTGGGTACATCCCGAGGTCGTTAAAGAAGAAGCTGATCAAATCAACTAACCCATTAAAGGACGACTTGCAATTGTGTTTGATGCAGCTGATTGATGATGATGGCAGTGAACCTCATGTTGATGATTCAAAAGATTGGCTAGAGAAGATTGACCGGGGTGGATTGATCAAAGTCAAGAATGATACTTTTGAAGTTTTTATTGAAATGGAACATTGTTTGCGGTCACATATAGCAAAAACTAGTATTCCAAGCTTTGGCGACAATGTTAAAGAAGAAATTATCTCTTCTCCAGATGTGCTGTTTGTTTGGAGCCTACTAAGTAGTGAGTGGGAAGAAAAGACAAGCAATGAGTTACTGAACATGATTGTTTCAGAATGGGTGAAAATTCGGGGTTTTCACTATGCCAGTGGGTGGATAGAGAAATACAAAGAATCCCAGAAACAGATGATGCAAAAATCTAAAGGACTGAGAAAACAACTACAGTCTAACTGA
- the LOC136244442 gene encoding THAP domain-containing protein 10-like, translated as MPRRCVAADCHTECGRRYSLHEFPSDGTLRAKWTRAIQQQRRNWGGPTPHSLLCAKHFTPECFETDGSRYRDAIGIPAKKRLKRGAIPTIFPRSIHGGSSQPSAPPKRPASERRRRKSIADEVLQTSLTEDLQSTPLLEYANTEQLESATSEQLESATFSQWDTESDQLEVELESATTEQPPAQMEIQTHTQNKESVGIQCNLLAVPPLKKFSCTTDSCTTELLLSSEPEETEPDETDLESSFYISQDEASTDDDIQQPCSSIQSGSTLDELKYIVFRSSLLELFTHCPSCHSLCPGITTKPQGTFVTVKQACSHCGYQRSWSSQPHIKDTPAGNIMLSAAILYSGGTAGKFFRALSHMNVACITDRTYYTHQKKYLQPAVISIWNAKQSELLNKCRATGSPLTIGGDGRADSPGHSAKFGSYGIIDLSINKVIHIELVQVSHNT; from the exons ATGCCAAGACGCTGTGTAGCAGCCGATTGCCACACTGAATGTGGACGGCGATACAGTTTACACGAGTTTCCTAGTGATGGTACGCTAAGAGCAAAATGGACACGGGCTATACAACAGCAGCGAAGGAACTGGGGAGGGCCAACGCCCCATTCTttgctttgtgcaaagcattTTACACCCGAGTGCTTTGAAACTGACGGCTCACGCTATCGAGATGCCATAGGTATCCCTGCTAAGAAGCGCTTGAAGCGAGGTGCCATCCCGACCATATTCCCCAGATCTATTCATGGTGGCAGCAGCCAACCATCTGCACCACCCAAGAGACCAGCTTCCGAACGAAGAAGACGAAAATCA ATAGCTGATGAGGTCctacaaactagtttaacagaAGATCTGCAGAGTACACCGCTGTTAGAATATGCCAATACCGAACAGCTGGAGTCTGCTACATCTGAACAGTTGGAGTCTGCAACTTTTTCACAGTGGGATACTGAGtctgatcagctagaagttgaGTTAGAGTCTGCTACTACTGAACAGCCACCTGCACAAATGGAAATACAGACACATACACAGAATAAAG AGTCAGTCGGAATACAGTGTAATCTTCTAGCAGTACCTCCACTGAAAAAGTTTTCCTGCACCACTGATTCCTGCACCACTGAACTGTTGCTTTCTAGTGAGCCTGAGGAAACTGAGCCAGACGAAACTGATCTTGAGAGTTCTTTCTACATTTCTCAGGATGAAGCCTCAACAGA TGATGACATTCAGCAGCCATGTTCTTCAATTCAGTCAGGTTCAACACTGGATGAACTAAAATACATAGTGTTTAGATCATCTCTGTTAGAGTTGTTCACTCATTGTCCATCATGCCATAGCTTATGCCCTGGAATAACAACAAAGCCACAGGGAACATTTGTCACAGTAAAGCAGGCATGTTCTCACTGTGGGTATCAGAGATCTTGGTCAAGCCAACCTCACATTAAGGACACACCTGCTGGAAACATCATGCTGTCTGCAGCTATTCTATACAGTGGAGGAACTGCTGGAAAATTTTTTAGAGCACTGTCCCACATGAATGTTGCCTGCATCACTGATCGAACATACTATACTCATCAAAAGAAATATTTACAGCCAGCAGTGATATCAATTTGGAATGCAAAGCAATCTGAATTATTGAATAAATGCAGAGCTACTGGTTCTCCCCTCACAATTGGTGGTGATGGTCGTGCTGATAGCCCTGGTCACTCTGCTAAGTTTGGGTCATATGGGATCATTGACTTGTCTATCAATAAAGTTATACATATAGAATTAGTTCAAGTAAGtcataatacataa